A single Dermacentor variabilis isolate Ectoservices chromosome 9, ASM5094787v1, whole genome shotgun sequence DNA region contains:
- the LOC142592537 gene encoding uncharacterized protein LOC142592537 isoform X2: MTARSLLARRTGPHVIMEEVGAVEVTSVEASLPLDGVVHIFGDDANGPSMPLAEPGNEGCDPNEGSSFHRAEAGTPRDATNWSHAEVLLLIASYQRHILDFHDRKKKRKHIWIQISTEMRERGYLRTASDCDTKFKGLKRTYDKHRQHKRKSGRDRKEWPFYREMENLLSSSAEYQAPISSSMPTQPSTSATSPGGVQLLGPAQETRGATGENTDGFSDERCSQHNAAQVAAKAKRRKTPATLLQDILSNMEAWQDEERQRYKQQLKMQRMKLKMLKRIVSVSVSVY, translated from the exons ATGACGGCACGTTCATTACTTGCCAGACGCACAG GTCCTCATGTTATCATGGAAGAGGTTGGGGCAGTTGAAGTGACGTCGGTGGAAGCGTCTTTGCCCTTGGATGGCGTAGTGCACATATTCGGTGACG aTGCTAACGGTCCTTCAATGCCACTTGCAGAGCCAGGAAACGAAGGCT GTGACCCTAATGAAGGCTCCAGCTTTCATCGTGCTGAAGCTGGTACACCAAGGGATGCCACAAACTGGTCCCATGCTGAGGTTCTTCTTTTGATTGCAAGCTACCAGCGTCACATACTAGATTTTCATGacaggaagaaaaagagaaaacataTTTGGATTCAAATAAGCACAGAAATGAGGGAGCGCGGCTATTTGAGAACAGCCTCTGATTGCGACACGAAATTTAAAGGTCTAAAAAGAACCTATGATAAACATCGGCAACACAAGCGGAAGAGTGGAAGGGATAGGAAGGAGTGGCCCTTCTACAGGGAGATGGAGAACCTGTTGTCCTCAAGTGCAGAGTACCAAGCACCAATTTCATCTAGTATGCCTACGCAGCCCTCCACGTCAGCGACGTCACCTGGCGGTGTACAGCTCTTGGGACCGGCTCAGGAAACTCGTGGAGCCACTGGTGAGAACACTGATGGTTTTTCTGATGAGCGTTGCTCCCAACACAATGCGGCACAAGTTGCTGCCAAGGCAAAACGCCGTAAAACACCAGCAACTCTGTTGCAAGACATCCTGAGCAACATGGAGGCATGGCAGGATGAAGAACGCCAACGTTACAAGCAGCAACTAAAAATGCAAAGAATGAAGCTGAAAATGCTAAAACGCattgtttcagtttcagtttcagtttattga
- the LOC142592537 gene encoding uncharacterized protein LOC142592537 isoform X1 — protein sequence MTARSLLARRTGPHVIMEEVGAVEVTSVEASLPLDGVVHIFGDDANGPSMPLAEPGNEGCDHMNEYDLWVADDSTEWDLAGDHNYNSDPNEGSSFHRAEAGTPRDATNWSHAEVLLLIASYQRHILDFHDRKKKRKHIWIQISTEMRERGYLRTASDCDTKFKGLKRTYDKHRQHKRKSGRDRKEWPFYREMENLLSSSAEYQAPISSSMPTQPSTSATSPGGVQLLGPAQETRGATGENTDGFSDERCSQHNAAQVAAKAKRRKTPATLLQDILSNMEAWQDEERQRYKQQLKMQRMKLKMLKRIVSVSVSVY from the exons ATGACGGCACGTTCATTACTTGCCAGACGCACAG GTCCTCATGTTATCATGGAAGAGGTTGGGGCAGTTGAAGTGACGTCGGTGGAAGCGTCTTTGCCCTTGGATGGCGTAGTGCACATATTCGGTGACG aTGCTAACGGTCCTTCAATGCCACTTGCAGAGCCAGGAAACGAAGGCT gTGACCACATGAATGAGTATGACCTCTGGGTGGCCGATGATAGTACAGAGTGGGACCTGGCGGGTGACCACAATTACAACA GTGACCCTAATGAAGGCTCCAGCTTTCATCGTGCTGAAGCTGGTACACCAAGGGATGCCACAAACTGGTCCCATGCTGAGGTTCTTCTTTTGATTGCAAGCTACCAGCGTCACATACTAGATTTTCATGacaggaagaaaaagagaaaacataTTTGGATTCAAATAAGCACAGAAATGAGGGAGCGCGGCTATTTGAGAACAGCCTCTGATTGCGACACGAAATTTAAAGGTCTAAAAAGAACCTATGATAAACATCGGCAACACAAGCGGAAGAGTGGAAGGGATAGGAAGGAGTGGCCCTTCTACAGGGAGATGGAGAACCTGTTGTCCTCAAGTGCAGAGTACCAAGCACCAATTTCATCTAGTATGCCTACGCAGCCCTCCACGTCAGCGACGTCACCTGGCGGTGTACAGCTCTTGGGACCGGCTCAGGAAACTCGTGGAGCCACTGGTGAGAACACTGATGGTTTTTCTGATGAGCGTTGCTCCCAACACAATGCGGCACAAGTTGCTGCCAAGGCAAAACGCCGTAAAACACCAGCAACTCTGTTGCAAGACATCCTGAGCAACATGGAGGCATGGCAGGATGAAGAACGCCAACGTTACAAGCAGCAACTAAAAATGCAAAGAATGAAGCTGAAAATGCTAAAACGCattgtttcagtttcagtttcagtttattga